A genomic region of Leptolyngbya sp. NIES-2104 contains the following coding sequences:
- the hisF gene encoding imidazole glycerol phosphate synthase subunit HisF gives MLAKRILPCLDVKAGRVVKGINFVDLRDAGDPVELAQAYNEAGADELVFLDITATHEDRDIIYDVVYRTAEQVFIPLTVGGGIQNLDTIKKLLRAGADKVSINSAAVRDPDLINRASDRFGVQCIVVAIDARRREDPTNPGWDVYVRGGRENTGIDAIAWAKEVAERGAGELLITSMDADGTQAGYDLDLTSTIANQVEIPVIASGGAGNCEHIYQALTNGKAEAALLASLLHYGQLSVEQIKTYLSERQVSVRQS, from the coding sequence ATGCTGGCGAAACGAATTCTGCCTTGTCTAGATGTGAAAGCGGGGCGTGTGGTTAAAGGAATTAACTTTGTAGATTTGCGGGATGCGGGTGATCCGGTTGAACTCGCGCAGGCTTACAACGAGGCAGGGGCGGATGAGCTTGTGTTTCTAGATATCACTGCCACGCATGAAGACCGAGACATTATTTACGATGTGGTGTACCGGACAGCGGAACAGGTGTTTATTCCGTTGACAGTTGGGGGCGGGATTCAGAATCTCGACACGATTAAGAAATTGCTGAGAGCGGGAGCCGATAAAGTCAGTATTAACTCGGCGGCGGTGCGTGACCCGGATTTGATTAATCGGGCAAGCGATCGATTCGGCGTTCAATGTATTGTGGTGGCGATCGATGCTCGAAGAAGAGAAGACCCGACGAATCCAGGATGGGATGTGTACGTGCGCGGCGGTCGGGAAAATACGGGGATTGATGCGATCGCGTGGGCGAAAGAAGTCGCAGAACGTGGAGCCGGAGAATTACTGATTACCAGCATGGATGCAGATGGAACGCAGGCGGGGTATGACTTGGATTTGACGAGTACGATCGCGAATCAAGTCGAAATTCCTGTAATCGCGTCTGGCGGGGCGGGAAATTGTGAACATATTTATCAAGCCTTAACGAATGGGAAGGCGGAAGCGGCATTGCTGGCTTCTTTGCTGCATTACGGGCAGTTGAGTGTGGAACAGATAAAGACATACTTAAGCGAACGGCAGGTTTCGGTCAGACAGTCCTAG
- a CDS encoding AAA family ATPase: MSYYISPRFLDKLSVHITKNFLLLPNVKAPLILGVHGRKGEGKSFQCDLVFERMGIEAVYMSAGELESPDAGDPARLIRLRYREAAEYVKVRGKMSVLLINDFDAGAGRVDQFTQYTVNTQLVHGTLMNIADNPTNVQLPGSYDSEPIQRIPIILTGNDFSTLYAPLTRDGRMDKFFWEPDRADRIGIVGGIFEIDQVPKSDIEKLVDQFPNQAIDFFGALRSRLYDEQIRRFINDVGIDRISQRVVNSTEAPPEFRRPDFSLSHLIEVGTAIGQEQKRLQELRLVEEYNQTVRNRGLGEIKRNPQPVQNSAMVSEPVRSPAVPASSSYNGQPSSTRLTPEIVSEVNQILRQGQRLGIEVVDARRFRTNSWNCYGMFEGDGAAAISALETCLDENQKNYVRIVGIRDRQRVIELIVHRPNQ; encoded by the coding sequence ATGAGTTACTACATTTCTCCGCGTTTTCTCGATAAGTTATCGGTTCATATCACTAAGAATTTTCTATTGCTGCCAAATGTGAAAGCGCCATTGATTCTGGGAGTTCACGGACGCAAAGGGGAAGGAAAATCGTTTCAGTGTGATCTCGTGTTTGAACGGATGGGAATTGAAGCCGTTTATATGTCGGCGGGAGAGTTGGAAAGTCCTGATGCGGGAGATCCAGCGCGATTGATTCGATTGCGATATCGGGAAGCTGCGGAATATGTGAAAGTGCGTGGCAAAATGTCGGTTTTGCTGATTAATGATTTTGATGCGGGTGCGGGACGGGTGGATCAGTTCACTCAGTACACCGTGAATACGCAGTTGGTACACGGAACGCTGATGAATATTGCGGATAATCCGACGAATGTTCAGCTTCCGGGGAGTTATGATTCTGAGCCGATACAGCGAATTCCGATTATTTTGACGGGGAATGATTTCTCGACGTTGTATGCGCCCTTGACTCGTGACGGGCGGATGGATAAGTTTTTCTGGGAACCCGATCGAGCAGATCGAATCGGAATTGTCGGCGGAATTTTTGAAATCGATCAGGTGCCAAAAAGCGATATTGAAAAGCTAGTCGATCAGTTTCCAAATCAAGCGATCGATTTCTTTGGTGCATTGCGATCGCGCCTTTACGATGAGCAAATTCGCCGCTTCATTAACGATGTGGGCATCGATCGGATTTCTCAGCGCGTGGTGAACAGTACTGAAGCACCTCCAGAATTCCGCAGACCCGACTTTAGTTTGTCGCATTTGATCGAAGTCGGAACCGCGATCGGACAAGAGCAAAAACGACTTCAAGAGTTGCGCTTGGTTGAGGAATACAATCAGACGGTTCGCAATCGGGGACTCGGTGAAATTAAGAGGAATCCGCAACCTGTTCAAAATAGTGCAATGGTTTCGGAGCCTGTTCGATCGCCCGCGGTTCCAGCATCGAGCAGCTATAACGGTCAGCCTTCGAGTACACGATTGACTCCGGAGATTGTGAGCGAAGTTAATCAAATTCTGCGACAGGGACAGCGGTTAGGCATTGAAGTAGTCGATGCCCGACGGTTTAGAACGAATTCTTGGAACTGTTACGGGATGTTTGAAGGAGATGGAGCAGCGGCGATTTCTGCGTTAGAAACTTGCTTAGATGAGAATCAGAAAAATTATGTGCGGATTGTGGGAATTCGCGATCGACAACGGGTGATTGAATTGATCGTGCATCGCCCTAACCAATAG
- a CDS encoding GNAT family N-acetyltransferase produces MTLMQSQNLQFEPLTAIHADALFPILNTSSVLAFIDPTGEPPSLEELRAEYAARERGPVDLITPAEKWFNVAIYLKADSPTVVGRLEATSYGEWGEIAYLLGEAWWGKGLAFEAMSWWHDYLESLVPEAQWWATVHPENQRSIRLLTRLRYEEIDPSRRPNLQSYDPGDLCFVRSAPAKSQLQRSPIHK; encoded by the coding sequence ATGACATTAATGCAGAGTCAGAATTTACAGTTCGAGCCACTTACTGCCATCCATGCTGACGCTCTCTTTCCCATTCTGAATACATCCTCCGTCCTCGCCTTTATCGATCCAACAGGAGAACCACCATCGTTGGAGGAACTTAGGGCGGAATACGCCGCCCGTGAGCGTGGTCCGGTGGATTTGATAACGCCTGCCGAGAAATGGTTCAACGTGGCAATCTATTTGAAAGCTGATTCTCCTACAGTGGTCGGTCGGCTTGAGGCAACAAGCTACGGCGAGTGGGGCGAGATTGCATACTTGTTGGGTGAAGCTTGGTGGGGAAAGGGGTTGGCATTTGAGGCAATGTCTTGGTGGCATGACTATCTTGAGTCACTTGTGCCAGAAGCTCAGTGGTGGGCTACAGTACACCCGGAGAACCAAAGGAGCATTCGGCTTCTGACACGTCTAAGGTACGAAGAGATCGATCCGAGCAGGCGACCGAACCTGCAATCCTATGACCCAGGAGATCTCTGCTTCGTTCGATCGGCTCCTGCTAAATCACAATTACAGCGATCGCCAATTCATAAGTGA
- a CDS encoding putative toxin-antitoxin system toxin component, PIN family, whose product MSRKVRYVFDTNVIVSSLLFKSGNPSKAFRYALKHGEILVSLELLEELSDVLGREKFDRFVTSEERDEFLETFVERATLVEIIERVQECRDPKDDKILELALNGQAEYIVSGDKDLLVLNPFRDVKIVTAEEFLRAVEIG is encoded by the coding sequence ATGAGCCGTAAGGTGCGTTACGTATTTGATACAAATGTAATTGTAAGTTCGTTACTGTTTAAGAGCGGTAACCCCTCGAAAGCATTTCGGTATGCTCTAAAACACGGAGAGATTTTGGTATCGCTTGAATTGTTAGAAGAGCTTAGCGATGTACTTGGGCGAGAAAAATTTGATCGCTTTGTGACGAGTGAAGAACGTGACGAGTTTTTGGAGACGTTTGTTGAGCGAGCAACACTGGTTGAGATTATTGAAAGGGTGCAAGAGTGCCGAGATCCTAAAGACGATAAGATTTTAGAACTCGCATTGAACGGACAAGCAGAGTACATTGTGAGTGGTGATAAAGATTTACTGGTGCTTAATCCGTTTCGTGATGTGAAGATAGTCACGGCGGAGGAATTCTTAAGAGCCGTTGAGATTGGTTGA
- a CDS encoding DUF29 domain-containing protein gives MSTELETSQKSLYEIDFVCWIETTAEQLRNQNYACVDWQNLIEEIEDMSRRERKSLKSNLIVILLHLLKWQYQPEYRSGSWRGSIREHRRRVNDDLKDSPSLVPYLQEVFDECYANAREQAADETGLLLETFPVSCPYLSEQVLNSEYLPN, from the coding sequence ATGTCAACTGAACTAGAAACTAGCCAAAAAAGTCTTTATGAAATCGATTTTGTTTGCTGGATTGAGACAACAGCGGAGCAATTACGAAATCAAAATTATGCTTGTGTCGATTGGCAAAACCTGATCGAAGAAATCGAAGATATGTCGAGACGGGAGCGAAAAAGCCTTAAAAGTAACCTCATCGTCATTCTGCTTCACCTGCTGAAATGGCAATATCAACCAGAGTATAGAAGTGGCAGTTGGCGCGGCAGTATTCGAGAACATCGGCGGCGTGTTAATGATGACTTGAAAGATTCACCAAGCTTAGTTCCCTACCTTCAAGAAGTCTTTGATGAATGTTATGCGAATGCTCGTGAACAGGCAGCAGATGAAACTGGATTGCTCTTAGAGACTTTTCCTGTGAGCTGTCCTTATCTTTCTGAGCAGGTGCTGAATTCTGAATACCTGCCGAATTAA
- a CDS encoding alpha/beta fold hydrolase, with product MKQLNKTQFYQWNQYRCAYDFHEGQGVPLLLIHPIGVGLSRQFWRRFIDAGQQNSIYNPDLLGCGESDMPRIAYAPIDWAQQLQSFLHRVVKTPAIVIAQGALCPVAIELATIEPTLVKAIVFSGSPAMSLLSRDTSETSHRIAWNLFDSPFGNAFYRYARRSEFLRNFSIRQLFADEAQVDSEWLAMLKQGSNDLESRHAVFAFLSGFWRQDYTERMSKIQQPVLAVFGDKASSISREGKGEKVSDRLNDYLEKFPNCEGVIIPGRNVLPYESTQEFVGSIEGFVRLNT from the coding sequence ATGAAGCAGCTAAACAAAACTCAGTTTTATCAATGGAATCAGTATCGATGTGCGTATGACTTTCACGAGGGTCAGGGCGTTCCGTTACTGTTGATTCATCCGATCGGCGTTGGACTCTCGCGGCAATTTTGGCGCAGATTCATCGACGCTGGGCAGCAGAATTCGATTTACAATCCCGATTTACTAGGCTGCGGCGAGTCTGATATGCCGCGAATTGCCTACGCTCCGATCGATTGGGCACAACAATTGCAATCCTTTCTGCATCGGGTGGTCAAAACACCTGCGATCGTCATTGCTCAGGGTGCGTTATGTCCGGTTGCGATCGAACTTGCCACGATCGAGCCGACTTTGGTAAAAGCGATCGTGTTCAGCGGTTCTCCTGCAATGTCGCTGTTGAGCCGAGACACTTCAGAAACCTCTCATCGAATCGCCTGGAATCTGTTCGATTCCCCTTTCGGAAATGCCTTTTATCGATATGCTCGTCGGAGCGAATTTTTGAGAAATTTTTCGATTCGTCAATTGTTTGCTGATGAAGCTCAGGTCGATTCGGAATGGTTAGCGATGTTGAAGCAAGGATCGAACGATTTAGAAAGTCGTCATGCGGTATTTGCGTTTCTATCTGGATTTTGGCGGCAAGATTACACCGAACGAATGTCGAAAATTCAGCAACCTGTTTTAGCGGTGTTTGGTGATAAAGCTTCGAGTATTAGCCGTGAGGGGAAAGGGGAAAAAGTCAGCGATCGCTTAAATGATTACCTCGAAAAATTCCCGAATTGCGAAGGTGTGATTATTCCGGGTCGAAATGTCTTACCTTACGAATCGACTCAGGAATTTGTGGGAAGTATTGAGGGATTTGTGCGATTAAACACTTAA
- a CDS encoding 2'-5' RNA ligase family protein: MNTEPLFFIALLPPQAIQQHATGVKCHFDQYYDSRHAFKSPPHITLQPPFRWKHEHFAILSECIEAFAQSQCPIPIILDGFGAFPPRVIYINVDRTDALLTLHRRFIEHLERSIALVDSREKSRPYAPHMTVAFRDLTKQNFKLAWQEFKDRSLRFEFIASHLTLLKHDGQRWQIHAEFPFKMET, translated from the coding sequence ATGAACACAGAGCCACTTTTCTTTATCGCGCTGCTTCCCCCACAAGCAATTCAACAACATGCTACCGGAGTTAAATGCCATTTTGATCAGTATTATGACAGTCGCCACGCATTCAAATCACCTCCGCATATCACGCTACAGCCGCCGTTTCGATGGAAACATGAACATTTCGCGATACTGAGTGAGTGTATCGAAGCTTTCGCGCAGTCTCAATGCCCAATCCCGATTATTCTCGATGGTTTCGGCGCGTTTCCGCCACGAGTGATTTATATCAACGTCGATCGCACTGATGCACTTCTGACGCTCCACCGCCGTTTCATTGAACACTTAGAAAGGTCGATCGCGCTGGTTGACTCACGAGAAAAATCCCGCCCGTATGCGCCTCATATGACGGTTGCGTTCCGGGATCTGACGAAACAGAATTTCAAACTCGCATGGCAAGAGTTCAAAGATCGATCGCTTCGCTTTGAATTCATCGCTTCTCATCTGACGTTGCTCAAACATGACGGACAACGTTGGCAAATTCACGCTGAATTTCCTTTTAAGATGGAGACATGA
- a CDS encoding YciI family protein, which yields MPWFVKIEEGIVDKATFDQYVPAHKAFVKDLIDKGYEAKTGYWGCFGGGMLMFKAKSMDEAEKIIKEDPLIRNQCVHYKLYEWKVVVE from the coding sequence ATGCCTTGGTTCGTCAAAATTGAAGAAGGAATCGTCGATAAAGCGACGTTTGATCAATACGTTCCAGCCCATAAAGCATTTGTCAAAGACCTGATCGATAAGGGGTACGAGGCAAAAACTGGATATTGGGGCTGTTTTGGTGGGGGGATGTTGATGTTCAAGGCAAAATCGATGGATGAAGCCGAAAAAATCATTAAAGAAGATCCGCTGATTCGCAATCAGTGTGTGCATTACAAGCTCTATGAATGGAAAGTCGTGGTCGAATGA
- a CDS encoding phasin family protein translates to MGLGDLVQKAMYLGIGVASYAGEKAGEKLTELRAQVQKVADEMVERGEMNAEEGRKFVDDMMKRAQQANPNVAVEENRPTEPRKIEILDEEEPTPTQTTVNDMRQQVADLQEELRRLQKN, encoded by the coding sequence ATGGGTTTGGGTGATTTAGTTCAAAAAGCAATGTATCTGGGCATTGGAGTTGCTTCCTATGCGGGCGAGAAGGCGGGGGAGAAATTGACCGAACTCCGGGCACAGGTGCAGAAGGTGGCTGATGAGATGGTCGAACGGGGCGAGATGAATGCGGAAGAAGGTCGCAAGTTCGTCGATGACATGATGAAACGAGCGCAGCAAGCCAATCCAAATGTTGCTGTCGAGGAGAATCGCCCGACCGAGCCGCGCAAAATTGAGATTTTAGATGAAGAAGAGCCGACCCCAACGCAAACCACGGTGAATGACATGCGGCAACAGGTGGCGGATTTGCAGGAAGAATTGCGGCGATTGCAGAAAAATTAA
- the corA gene encoding magnesium/cobalt transporter CorA: MVGKRLQPSRFITQPDDDSTIDYHYDAPGTIPGTLTIDNDAEPPVIVLIDYNDGKAVRIQIEEPEECTPYLDTESVSWVDVKGLGSEDILLRLGRVFGLHPLVLEDVVNVPQRPKTEEYGDQLLIIARMVVLKESGKGFYSEQVSFILGKHYLLTVQEEPEHDCFDMVRDRIRTAKGTICKRKADYLAYALLDAIIDGFFPILEVYGENIEELEDEVVASPTRQTLEKIHAIKRELLALRRSIWPLRDAINSLVRDSSSDLVSDDVRVYLRDCYDHTVQVLDMVETYRELAASLMDVYLSSVSNRMNEIMKVLTVISTIFIPLTFVAGIYGMNFNPEKSPFNMPELNWYWGYVMCWGVMITIAVSLILYFKRRGWFEDFSTTVKK; encoded by the coding sequence ATGGTCGGAAAGCGTCTTCAACCTTCTCGCTTCATCACTCAGCCTGACGATGATTCTACGATCGATTATCACTACGATGCCCCCGGCACCATTCCCGGTACGCTGACGATCGACAACGATGCCGAACCCCCCGTTATCGTTTTGATCGATTACAACGACGGAAAAGCCGTTCGCATTCAGATCGAAGAACCGGAAGAGTGTACGCCTTACCTCGATACAGAATCGGTCTCGTGGGTCGATGTGAAAGGATTAGGCAGCGAAGACATTCTACTCAGGTTAGGGCGCGTTTTTGGCTTACATCCACTCGTGTTAGAAGATGTGGTCAATGTTCCTCAGCGTCCGAAAACTGAGGAATACGGGGATCAACTTTTGATCATTGCTCGGATGGTGGTGCTGAAAGAATCGGGTAAAGGATTTTACTCTGAGCAGGTAAGTTTCATTCTTGGAAAACACTATTTGCTGACGGTGCAGGAAGAGCCGGAGCATGATTGTTTTGATATGGTGCGCGATCGAATTCGTACCGCTAAAGGCACAATCTGCAAACGTAAAGCGGACTATCTCGCCTATGCACTATTAGACGCAATCATTGATGGCTTTTTCCCGATCCTCGAAGTTTATGGAGAAAATATCGAAGAGCTTGAAGACGAAGTGGTTGCCAGTCCAACGCGACAAACGTTAGAAAAAATTCACGCGATTAAGCGGGAACTGTTGGCGTTACGTCGATCGATTTGGCCCTTGAGAGATGCGATTAATTCCTTGGTGCGTGACAGCAGCTCAGATTTAGTGAGCGATGATGTCAGAGTTTATCTGCGCGATTGTTACGATCACACCGTTCAAGTGTTGGATATGGTGGAGACTTATCGAGAACTTGCCGCGAGTTTGATGGATGTGTATCTCTCTTCGGTGAGCAATCGGATGAATGAAATCATGAAAGTTCTAACGGTGATTTCGACGATCTTTATTCCGTTGACCTTTGTGGCTGGAATTTATGGAATGAATTTTAATCCCGAAAAATCACCGTTCAATATGCCGGAATTGAATTGGTATTGGGGATATGTGATGTGTTGGGGCGTAATGATTACGATCGCGGTTTCCCTCATCCTTTATTTCAAGCGGAGGGGATGGTTTGAGGATTTTTCAACGACTGTTAAAAAATGA
- a CDS encoding MlaE family lipid ABC transporter permease subunit, which yields MTESPQPSPSALGTWSRRLIAAILLGGQVIVHLLSGKIHRRNTIEQMATVGPESLLIALVTAAFVGAVFTIQVAREFINLGAGTAVGGVLAISLSRELAPVLTAVVLAGRVGSAFAAEIGTMKVTEQIDALYMLRTDPINYLVIPRVVACCVMLPILTLLSLVTGMLGGMLVANLLYGISNTVFLNSAKNFLSVWDLCSSPIKGLVFGSMIAVIGSSWGLTTTGGAKGVGQSTTTAVVTSLLAIFIVNFFLSWLMFQGPGSALGRGL from the coding sequence TTGACTGAATCGCCCCAGCCTTCTCCGTCTGCTCTTGGAACTTGGAGTCGTCGTTTAATTGCCGCTATTTTGTTAGGAGGGCAGGTGATTGTGCATTTGCTGTCCGGCAAGATTCATCGTCGAAATACGATCGAGCAAATGGCAACCGTCGGACCCGAATCATTACTGATTGCGTTGGTGACAGCGGCGTTTGTGGGGGCAGTGTTCACGATTCAGGTAGCGCGAGAGTTTATCAATCTGGGAGCGGGAACGGCAGTTGGGGGAGTGTTGGCGATTTCATTATCGCGTGAATTGGCTCCGGTGCTGACGGCGGTTGTGTTGGCGGGACGAGTCGGCTCGGCGTTTGCGGCAGAGATTGGAACGATGAAGGTGACGGAGCAGATCGATGCCCTGTACATGTTGCGGACTGATCCGATCAATTATCTTGTCATTCCTCGCGTGGTAGCTTGCTGTGTGATGTTGCCGATTCTGACATTGCTCTCGCTTGTGACCGGAATGCTCGGCGGAATGCTCGTTGCCAACTTGCTCTATGGAATTTCAAATACTGTCTTCCTCAATTCAGCGAAGAACTTTCTCAGTGTTTGGGATTTGTGTAGTTCGCCGATTAAAGGATTAGTGTTTGGCTCGATGATTGCGGTGATCGGGTCGAGTTGGGGACTGACGACGACAGGCGGGGCGAAAGGGGTTGGACAATCGACGACGACAGCGGTGGTGACTTCGCTGCTGGCAATTTTTATCGTGAATTTCTTTTTGTCCTGGCTGATGTTTCAAGGTCCGGGGAGTGCGCTTGGTAGGGGTTTATAA
- a CDS encoding clan AA aspartic protease encodes MVNLRREATLFLVVGNSFGQREAINTVIDTGFDGFLSLPSEIIVRLEVPWTISNPATLGDGSEVLFDFYTATVIWNGQYREIDIAASETEPLLGMAMLYGYRLQVDKVEGGIVKIEAL; translated from the coding sequence GTGGTGAATTTACGCCGGGAAGCCACGCTTTTCCTTGTGGTTGGTAACTCATTTGGTCAACGAGAAGCCATCAATACCGTAATTGATACTGGGTTTGATGGCTTTCTGTCTTTGCCATCTGAAATTATCGTTCGCCTTGAAGTACCTTGGACGATTTCCAATCCAGCGACTCTGGGTGATGGCAGCGAAGTCTTATTTGATTTTTACACTGCAACAGTCATTTGGAATGGACAATACCGCGAGATCGATATCGCAGCATCAGAGACAGAACCACTCCTCGGAATGGCGATGCTCTACGGTTATCGATTGCAGGTTGATAAGGTTGAGGGCGGTATCGTTAAGATCGAAGCATTGTGA
- a CDS encoding DUF5615 family PIN-like protein translates to MARLYADEQYPYPVVEFLRTLGHDVLTVQDAGKANQRIPDSEVLAFATLEQRAILTQNRKDFFKLHRLKTDHAGIIACTNDRDWEALAHRIDTAIAQEESLQGKLIRIVRPS, encoded by the coding sequence ATGGCTCGTCTCTATGCTGATGAGCAGTACCCCTACCCAGTTGTAGAATTCCTGCGAACTCTAGGACACGACGTTTTGACCGTTCAGGACGCAGGCAAAGCCAATCAGAGAATTCCTGATTCAGAAGTGCTTGCTTTTGCAACCCTCGAACAGCGTGCTATCCTGACCCAAAACCGCAAAGACTTCTTCAAACTCCATCGTCTCAAGACGGATCACGCCGGAATTATCGCCTGCACCAACGATCGTGATTGGGAAGCACTGGCACATCGAATTGATACAGCGATCGCACAAGAAGAATCTCTACAGGGCAAATTGATTCGTATTGTTCGTCCTAGCTGA
- a CDS encoding DUF433 domain-containing protein, whose product MTLKELKPKLLALSDEEKAQVIELLSQGKTTIEGIEKTPGVCGGSACIAETRITVWGLVEARRLGYSEADLLTSYPSLTATDLAHAWAYAAAAPSEIEAEIQANNAVMEEEL is encoded by the coding sequence ATGACGCTGAAGGAACTCAAACCCAAATTGCTTGCCCTGTCTGATGAAGAAAAAGCACAAGTGATCGAACTGCTTTCCCAGGGCAAAACGACGATCGAGGGCATCGAGAAAACGCCAGGAGTCTGTGGGGGTAGTGCTTGCATTGCAGAAACTCGAATCACCGTTTGGGGACTGGTCGAAGCTCGTCGTCTAGGTTACAGCGAAGCTGACCTTCTGACCAGCTATCCCTCTCTCACCGCCACTGACCTGGCTCATGCCTGGGCATACGCTGCCGCCGCCCCCAGCGAGATTGAAGCAGAAATTCAAGCGAACAATGCCGTAATGGAAGAGGAACTGTAA
- a CDS encoding type II toxin-antitoxin system Phd/YefM family antitoxin: MTITTNDLPEALQAILLELQRTNTPLTVTHEGKPIAIITPAQSRKPRPAAGCMKGRGEILGDIVSPLEQPWEVLQ, translated from the coding sequence ATGACGATTACGACGAATGACCTTCCTGAGGCTCTGCAAGCAATCCTGCTAGAACTTCAACGAACCAATACACCTCTTACCGTGACTCATGAGGGCAAACCTATCGCGATCATTACTCCAGCGCAATCTCGTAAACCCCGTCCTGCTGCTGGATGTATGAAAGGTCGCGGTGAAATCTTAGGTGATATCGTTTCTCCCCTGGAGCAGCCTTGGGAAGTGCTGCAATGA
- a CDS encoding type II toxin-antitoxin system VapC family toxin, with amino-acid sequence MKILLDTHIWLWYLFDDPQLSQNLKNVISDSDTELWLSPITIWEVMLLAEKGKLSLPPDPMTWINQALWELESQQAVLNHEIAILSRQLACSHQDPADRFIAATAIHYNLQLATVDQTLIRTPSLQTIH; translated from the coding sequence ATGAAAATCCTGTTGGACACACACATTTGGCTATGGTATCTCTTTGATGACCCACAACTTTCCCAAAACTTGAAGAATGTGATCTCAGATTCTGACACTGAATTATGGCTGAGTCCTATCACCATCTGGGAAGTCATGCTTCTTGCGGAGAAAGGAAAGCTATCGTTGCCACCTGATCCGATGACTTGGATCAATCAAGCTTTGTGGGAATTGGAAAGCCAGCAAGCTGTACTCAATCATGAAATTGCGATCCTTAGTCGTCAATTGGCTTGCTCTCACCAAGACCCAGCGGATCGCTTCATTGCTGCTACTGCAATTCACTACAATCTACAGCTAGCAACAGTCGATCAAACTTTAATCAGAACGCCTTCTTTGCAAACGATTCATTGA
- a CDS encoding pentapeptide repeat-containing protein: MSLVKDRIGLENTIDGSLVQAVGGLLLFVTAYVSLQNLKATQRNVSVAEEKQVTERFTQAINQLGNETSIYIQLGAIYALERIARDSLEDHWVVMEILTSFVREKSPMRDSYFDEETGEMFSEIENDGILDPVIQTALTVIGRRDARRDPQGVSLDLTSTALIVADLRNTNLTGANLSNVNLQEATLRKAELSLARFFNSKLYSATLDEANLTGAVFIDADLTGASFIGANLNMADFTGADLSKVCFDMANLNRAKFRRANLFNASLKNAQGLTLDQIKTARNWEKADYDEDFRQKLGLPPEQKS, encoded by the coding sequence GTGTCTTTAGTGAAAGACCGCATCGGTTTAGAGAACACGATTGATGGAAGTTTAGTTCAAGCAGTTGGAGGACTTCTCCTATTTGTCACTGCTTATGTCTCATTGCAGAATCTAAAAGCGACTCAGCGTAATGTATCGGTCGCTGAAGAGAAGCAGGTTACAGAGCGATTTACTCAGGCAATTAATCAGTTGGGCAATGAAACAAGTATCTACATTCAATTAGGAGCTATTTATGCTCTTGAACGAATTGCAAGAGATTCTTTGGAAGATCATTGGGTAGTCATGGAAATTCTGACTTCGTTTGTTCGAGAGAAGTCACCTATGCGTGATTCGTATTTTGACGAAGAGACGGGAGAAATGTTTTCAGAGATTGAGAATGATGGAATCCTCGATCCAGTTATCCAAACTGCTCTGACGGTAATTGGGCGACGGGATGCAAGAAGAGATCCGCAGGGAGTAAGTCTTGACCTCACATCTACTGCGCTGATAGTAGCAGACCTCCGCAATACAAATCTCACTGGAGCAAATCTTTCAAACGTGAATTTACAAGAGGCAACATTACGAAAAGCAGAACTCTCCTTGGCTCGTTTCTTCAACTCAAAGCTATACAGTGCAACCCTGGATGAAGCAAATTTAACTGGAGCGGTATTTATAGATGCAGATCTTACTGGGGCATCTTTTATCGGAGCCAATCTTAATATGGCAGACTTTACAGGTGCAGACTTGTCAAAGGTATGTTTCGATATGGCAAACCTGAATAGGGCAAAATTTCGCAGAGCAAATCTCTTTAACGCATCATTAAAAAATGCTCAAGGTCTAACTCTAGATCAAATCAAAACTGCCCGAAACTGGGAAAAAGCTGACTACGATGAAGACTTTCGACAAAAGCTAGGCTTGCCACCCGAACAAAAATCATAG